The genomic window CTGCGCGTCAAGAAGATCCAGGTGCCCAGTACGGAGCTGACCCGGCTCGCCTCGGATCACCTGCCCCTGATCACCGATATCGAACTGCCCGTGCGACAAAAACCCCATGAAGATCAGGGAAAAAGCGGGGAAAAGACCGATTCCTGAAGCGACTGGCCGGTAGAACCTTCAACTGACTTGATGGTCCAACCCAGCAGCTATATGATTCATCTCAATCGTTAAATAGCAGGAGTCGCTTACAATGCAGCCGCAAGTTTATACCCAGACCCGTGCAGTGGATCGCTCGGAATCTGCCAAGGTTCTGCGCAACACCTATGCCCTGCTGGCCATGACAGTGCTGTTCAGTGCTTTCACCGCCGGCATTGCCATGGCTACTGGCATGGGCCGGGGCATGGGCCTGATCTGCTCCATCGCCGCTATCGCGCTGGTGTGGTTCGTGCTGCCACGCACCGCCAACTCTGCCGCCGGCGTGGGTGTCGTCTTCGCCTTTACCGGTCTGCTGGGCGCCTCCATCGGCCCGCTGTTGAACCACTACCTGGGCATGGCCAGTGGCGGCCAGGTCGTCATGCAGGCCCTGGGAACCACCGCCCTGATCTTCTTCGCTCTGTCCGCCTACGTGCTGACCACCCGCAAGGACTTCAGCTTTATGGGTGGCTTCCTGTTCGTGGGCCTGATTGCTGTTCTGGTATGCGCCATCGGCATGATGATTGCCAGCTTCTTCGGCGTTTACATGCCGATCGCCCAGGTGGCACTGAGCGGCGTGATCGCACTGTTGTTCTCCGGCTTCATTCTCTATGACACCAGCCGCATCGTACACGGTGGTGAAACCAACTATCTGATGGCCACCACCTCGCTGTACCTGAACATCCTGAACCTGTTCACTTCCCTGCTGCATATCTTCGGTTTTGCTTCCGATGACTGATCGCCCGCAGTGACCTGAACCCCAAATGCCCCGCGCTGCGGGGCATTTTAGTTTGTGGACTCTGATGATATTTTCACTCGTCGTTTACTCAGCCCCACACGCCAGTGAATCT from Microbulbifer aggregans includes these protein-coding regions:
- a CDS encoding Bax inhibitor-1/YccA family protein, encoding MQPQVYTQTRAVDRSESAKVLRNTYALLAMTVLFSAFTAGIAMATGMGRGMGLICSIAAIALVWFVLPRTANSAAGVGVVFAFTGLLGASIGPLLNHYLGMASGGQVVMQALGTTALIFFALSAYVLTTRKDFSFMGGFLFVGLIAVLVCAIGMMIASFFGVYMPIAQVALSGVIALLFSGFILYDTSRIVHGGETNYLMATTSLYLNILNLFTSLLHIFGFASDD